The Ornithinimicrobium sufpigmenti genome includes the window GACGGCGCGCGAGACGCCGACACCGTAGGAGCCCATGGTGACCGTGACCAGCTTGCCGTTCTCGTCCAGCACCTTCAGGTCCAGCGCCTCGGCATACTTGCGGCCGAGCTGGAAGATGTGGCCCATCTCGATGCCGCGGGCCAGGGTCAGGGTGCCGGCGCCGTCCGGGCTGGGGTCGCCCTCGCGGAGCTCGGCGGCCTGGATGGTGCCGTCGGCGGTGAAGTCGCGGCCGTGGACCAGGTCGAAGACGTGCTTGCCGTGCTCGTCGGCACCGGTGACCCAGGCCGAACCCACCGCGATCGAGGGGTCGAGCAGGTACCGGATACCGCTGCCGCCCCGCTCGGTCGAGGCCTCCCCCAGCATCGCCGGGCCGATGTAGCCCTTGGTCAGCATCGGGTACGCCGCGAAGTCCTTCTCCTCGAAGGGTGCCCACTCGGCCGGTGCCACCTGCGCCTCCAGCCGCTTGGCGTCGACCTCCCGGTCGCCCGGCAGCCCGATGGCCAGCGGCTCGCGGGTGCCGTCGGGAGAGGTGAGCATGACGACGACGTTCTTGAGGGTGTCCGCCGCGGTCCAGGCACGGCCGTCGCTGCGGGGGTGGAGCGCGTTGGCCTGCGCGACCAGGGTCTCGATGGTCGGGCTGTCCGGGGTGTCCTCCACGTGCGCGCCCGGGGTCGCGTCGACGACCGCCCGGTCCACCGGCGGCGCCTGGGGCATCACGACCGCCTCGACGTTCGCGGCATACCCGGAGGCCTCGCAGCGCACGAAGGTGTCTTCCCCGACCGGGCTGACGGCGAGGAACTCCTCGCTGGCCGAGCCGCCCATCGCGCCGGAGTCGGCGTGCACGATGACGTAGTCGAACCCCAGCCGGTCGAAGATGCGGATGTAGGCCTCCCGGTGCCGCCGGTAGGCGGCCTCGAGCCCGGCGTCGTCGATGTCGAAGGAGTAGGCGTCCTTCATCACGAACTCGCGGCCGCGCAGCAGCCCGGCCCGCGGACGCGCCTCGTCGCGGTACTTGGTCTGGATCTGGTAGAGCGTCAGCGGCAGCTCCTTGTAGGAGCTGTACATGTCCTTCACCGCGAGGGTGAACATCTCCTCGTGGGTGGGCCCCAGCAGCATGTCCACGCCCTTGCGGTCCTGGAGCCGGAAGAGGTTCTCGCCGTACTCGGTCCAGCGGCCGGACGCCTCGTAGGGCTCACGCGGCAGCAGCGCCGGGAAGCTGAGCTCCTGCCCGCCGATCGCGTCCATCTCCTCGCGCACGATCGCCTCGACCCTGCGCAGCACCTTCAACCCCAGCGGGAGCCAGGTGTAGACGCCCGGGGCGGCACGCCGGATGTAGCCGGCGCGCACCAGGAGCTTGTGGCCGGGCAGCTCGGCGTCGGCCGGGTCCTCGCGCAGGGTCCGCAGGAACAGGTTCGACAGGCGCGTGATCCGCGACACGAGGGGGCACTCCTTCTACCGGGCGTGGTCCCGTGGCACGGGGCAGAGGCATGCAAGGGGTATGCAGTGTGCAGTGGTGCGTCTGCCGTGCCGCGGGGTGACCGTCGCAGCCTACCCGCCGACCAGTGCAGGCTCGACCGAGTTCCTGACCGCGATCCCAGCCGCGTTCTCGGGCGAGAGCTCAGCGGAGCTCGCCGACCCCCTCGAGCAGGCGGTCGACCTCTTCCTGCGTGGTGTAGGGCGCCATACCCACCCGCACGCCTCCGGCAGGGCCGAGCCCCAGCCGGTGGCTGCAGTCCCACGCGTAGAAGTGCGAGGCCGGGGCGTTGACCCCGCGGGCGGCGAGGTGGCGGTGCACGGCGGCCGGCTCCACTCCCTCGACGGTGAACAGCAGGGTCGGGGTGCGGTGCAGGGCGCGCGAGTGCACGCGGACCCCGTCGATGGCCGCCAGACCGTCCTCAGCGCGGACCCGCAGGGCGTCCTCGTGCGCCTCCATCGCGGCGAACGACGCCTCCAGCCGTGCGCGTCGGGTGCCGTCCGTGCCCGCCAGGCCCGCGACGAAGTCGACGGTGGCCGTGGCGCCGGCGAGCAGCTCGTAGGGCAGCGTGCCCATCTCGAACCGCTCCGGGACCGTTTCCGGCGAGGGCAGCAGCTTGTCCGGGCGCAGCTCCTCCAGCAGGTCGGGCCGGCCGGACATCACCCCGAGGTGCGGGCCGAAGAACTTGTAGGGCGAGCAGGAGAGCAGGTCCGCCCCCAGCTGTTCCCGGGAGACGGCGGCGTGGGCGGCCAGGTGCACGGCGTCCACGTGCACGAGGGCCCCGACGGCGTGCGCCGCGGAGATGATCCGGGGCAGGTCCGGACGGGTCCCGATGAGGTTGCTGGCGCCGGTCACCGCGACCATCCGGGTGCGCTCGGTCAGCACCGCCTCCACCGCGCTGGGCGGCAGCTCACCGGTCTCCGGGTCCACCTCGGCCCACCGCACGCCTGCCCCGACCGCCTCTGCCGCGATGACCCAGGGCCGGATGTTGGCGTCATGGTCGAGCGAGGTGACCACGACCTCGTCGCCGGGGCCCCAGTCCCGGGACCGGGCCAGCGTGCGGGCGAGGTCCATGGTCAGGGCCGTCATGCTGCGCCCGAAGATCACCGTCGCAGGGTCGGTGTCCAGCAGATCACCCGTCGCGGCGCGCGCCTCGTGCACGATCCTCTCGGCCCGCTGCTCCGCGGCGGTGACCGTGCCGCGGTTCGCGATCGAGCTGGTGAGGGTGGTGGCGATCGCCTCCGCCACCACCGAGGGGGTCTGGGAGCCACCGGGCCCGTCGAAGTGGGCGGTGCCGGACGCGAGGGCGGGGAACTGGGCCCGGACCGCGGCGACGTCGAGGGTGGGGTGCGGGGACGGCATCGTCATGACCGGAGACTAACGAGCCGTCCTGCCGACCTACCCTGGGCCTATGCGCCTGGACCTTGCTGACCTGCTGCCCGTCCACTGCCCGGACGGCGACGACCACGGGGACCTGCGCTCCTGGCGCGACGTCGAGCTGCCCGGCCTGGGCCGCTCCGCCGAGATCTACGCCTGGCTCCCGCCCGGCTACGAGGAGCGGCCCGACGAGCGCTACCCCGTGCTCTACCTGCACGACGGGCACAACCTCTTCCTGCGCTCCCGCACCTTCGAGGGCGCCTCGTGGCAGGTCGGCCAGGCGATGACCCGGCTGGCCGCCGACGGCATCCCCGCGATCGTCGTCGGCATCCCCTGCCATCCCGAGCAGCGCAGCGAGGAGTACACGCAGTACCCCCACCCCGAGCGGGGCGGGGGACGCGCCGCCGACTACGCCGCCTTCCTCGTCGAGCACCTCAAGCCCGCCGTGGACAGCGTCCTGCGCACCCTGTCCGGACCCGAGCACACGATCGTCGCGGGCAGCTCCCTGGGCGGCGTGGTCAGCGCCTACCTCTGGCTGGAGCACCAGGACGTCTTCGGCGCGGCCGGGCTCTTCTCGCCGGCCTTGTGGTGGCCGGGTGAGCGGGCGCTGACCGACCTGGAGGAGGCGCTGGCCGCCGGGCGGCTGAGCGGCCGCGTCCACCTCGACGCCGGTGGTCACGAGCAGCCCGACGAGCCGGACATCGAGCGCGCCTACGTCGAGGACGCCGAGCGTCTGGTCCGTGCCCTGCGCGGGTCCGACGTCCACGTCCGCTACGTCTACGACTCGACCGCCTACCACTTCGAGACGGCCTGGGCCGACCGCTTTCCCGCCGCCGCGGCCTGGCTCCTGCGGGGGTATGCCGCGTCTGCCCCGTTCTTCGCCGAGGCGGAGCAGGCGGGCGACGGCTGACCCCCGCCGGTGGACGCACCGGTTGGTCAGCTGCTGGCCGAGCAGGCCTGGGTGTAGTCCAGCTCGCCGAAGGTGCTGCCCTCGTAGAACTCGGTGGTGGAGTCGATGCCCAGCGGGGCGTCCGGGCTGGGGGTCCCGACGATGAGGCCGGGCACGGCCACGTCCTTGCCCTCGCCGCCGTAGGTGATGTTCTGCGCCATCCCCTGGAAGTCGGCCTCCAAGCCGTCGACCACGGAGCGCAGACCTGCGCGGGTGAGGTCGCCGCTGGCCACGGCCTCCTCCAGCAGCGCGTGCATCGGGTAGCTCATCACCCAGCCGATGACGTAGCCGCCGTTCTCCGGCTCGGCGCCGTCCAGGGAGTCCTTCATCGCCTGCACGCCGGGGCTGTCCCCGTTCCACTGCTGGGTCGGTGCCAGGTGGTTGAACAGGCCCTGCAGCGCCGGGGCTGCGGGGCTCTCCAGCAGGGCCGGGTTCCAGGTGGGCAGGGAGCCCAGGAACCGCCCGGTGAAGCCGGAGGCGGCCAGCTTGCCGACGATCTCGGCGTTCTCCGCCGGGCCCACGGCGAGGAGCACCACGTCCGGCCCGGCCTGCAGGACCGCGGAGACGACCGCGTCCTGACCGCCCGTGACCTGGTTCGGGCCGGTCGGCACGACAGTCACCTCGGCGCCGTTGGCCTCTGCCCACAGCTGCGCGCCCGCCGCCGAGTCTCCGCCGTAGTCACCGGGGTAGCCGACCGCGGCGATGCTGGCCGGCTGGCTGTGGTTCTCGGTGAACCAGTCCAGCCCGACGACGGCCTCCACGCAGTAGGAGTAGCCGGTCTCCAGGATCAGGCCCTTGTCGTTCTCGGTGAAGTTGTACCCGGACCACCACGAGGCCGGGACGGCGACGATGTCGTTGGCGTCCATGTCGTCCAGCACGGCCTCGGTGTTCACCGTGCCCAGGCTCTGCGCCAGGGCCAGCACGTTGTCCGCGATCGCGTTGTACTGGGCGGCGTGCTCGGCCGGCTGGTACTTGGTATCGCGGGTGTAGGTGTCGATGTCGACGTCGAAGCCGCCGACGCCACCGGCCTCGTTGACCTGCTGCCAGTAGTTGCGCTGCGCGTCCGTGATCGGGACGGCGAGCGCCGCGAACGGGCCCTCGGTGAGGTCGGAGAGGATGCCCAGGTAGATGCAGCCGTTGTCCGGGTTGACGGCGTCGGGGCAGGCGTCCTCGGTGACGCCCTGGTCGAAGGTGACCTCACCGGCCACGGCCCCGTCGTCGGTGTCGTCGGCGTCGTCGGTCTCACCCGCCGCGTCACCGTCCGTCTCGCCCGCCGTGTCATCGGTGGTGTCGTCGCTGTCGGCAGTGGTGTCGGCAGTGGTGTCGGCTGTGGTGTCGGCGGTGGTGTCGTCGGCCGCCTGGTCGGCGGCGGTGGGCTCGTCGTCCTCGACGACGGTGCACCCGGCGAAGGCGAGCAGGCCCGCAGCGGTGAGTGCCGTGAGCCGTCGGGCTCGGGGCGGGGTGGTCGGACCGTGAGGCTTGGGGTGGGACATGGGCGTTCTCCTTTGTGCGGTGGGTGGGTCGGGTCAGACGTTCCTCGTGGTGCTCGGGTAGGGGGTCGGGTATGGGGTCGGGTATGCGGACCGGTAGGCGGACGGGTGACGTGACGGGTAGGGGGTCAGTAGCTGAAGGGCCAGGTTCTGAAGTAGGTGCGGACGCGGTGCCAGAGGCCGAAGAGCCCGCGTGGTTCCAGGACCATGAAGAGGACGATCATCGTGCCGAAGAGGATCGACTGGAGCTGGAAGACGTTGATGAGGCCGCCGCTGCCGGTGGAGATGAAGGGGAGCCAGTGGGCGGCCCACTCCAGCACGCGGGGCAGCAGGACGACGAAGGCAGCACCGAGGAGCGTGCCGGTCACCGTGGCGACGCCGCCGATGACCACGATGGCCAGCAGGTTGATGGCCATCAGGATGTTCCACTGCTCCGGTGCGACCCGGCCGATGAGCATGGACAGCAGCGCGCCGCCGATCCCGGCGTAGGCGGAGGAGAGGACGAACGCCAGGGTCTTGGCGCGCAGCAGGTTCACGCCCATCACCTCCGCCGCGACGTCCCGGTCGCGGACGGCGGAGAAGGCGCGCCCGGTGCGCGTGCGGGCCAGGTTGCGTGCCGCTACCCCGAGCGCGACCAGGAGCACCAGGCAGACGAGGTAAAGCGACACGTGCGGGGTCAGGTGGACCGGGCCGACGGCATACGTCTGGGTCAGGTCGTTGCCGAACAGGACGGGCCGGGCGCCCGCGCGGCCCACGCCGGAGCCGCCCGTCAGCGCGGCCCACTGCTTGAACAGCTGCTCCCCCAGCATGAGCAGGCCCAGCGTGAGCACCGCGAGGTAGAGCCCGCGCACCCGGGTGGCCAGGGGCGCGACCACCAGGCCGACCAGGGCCGGCACCAGCGCCGCACCGAGCAGGGCAAGCGCCAGGTCGAGCTCGTAGCCGAGGACCGTGCTGCCCGGGCTGCCGCCGATGACGGCGGCGGTGTAGGCACCCAGGGCCATGAAGAAGGGGTGGCCCAGCGAGATCTGCCCGGCGTAGCCGGTGAGCAGGTTGAGCCCGATGCCGGCGATCGCCATCGCGATCGCGGTCGAGACGAGGTGGGTCAGGTCGCGGCTGAGCACGAACGGTGCCAGGACCGCGACGGCGAGCGCGGCCAGGGTCCACCAGCGTTTGGCGGGGGTGTTGAGCAACGCCTGGTCGGCGGCGTACCGGGTGTAGAGCCGCGGCCGACCGCGCCGGGTCGACCGGTCGACCGTGCCGGACACCCCCCGAGGCGCCAACGTCTCCGAGACCCCGGACAGACCCTTCATACCCGGATCACCTCCTGTGTGCCGAAGAGCCCGTAGGGCCGCACGAGCAGGACCAGGATCATCACCACGTAGGGGACGACGTTCTCGAAGTTGGGGCCCAGCCACGGCGCATGGATCGGCTGCAGGGCCGCGGTGATCGAGGAGACCACCCCGATGATCAGCCCGCCGACCACCGCACCCTTGAACGAGTCGATCCCGCCGAGGATCAGCGCCGGCAGCGCGACCAGGGCGAACAGCGCGTCGTTGGCCTGGACGACCGAGCCCCCGGAGGCCAGCAGCACCCCGGCCAGGGCGGCGAGCGCCCCGCCGATGGCCCAGGACAGGGAGAACATCCGGCCGACCTCGACGCCCTGGGCGAGCGCGGCCTCCTGGTCCATCGAGGTGGCCCGCATGGCCAGCCCGACGCGGGAGCGGGAGAGCCACAGACCCAGCAGCCCGAGGACCACCATGGACACCACGAACCGGCCGATGGTGAAGTCGTAGACGGGCAGGGCGCACTGCACGCCTTCTGCGTCCTGCAGCAGGCAGCGGCGTGTCAGCTGCCAGGGGTCGTTGACGGTGCGGGCCCGGGCGGCGAAGAGCCGGAAGGCGACGATGAGCAGGATCGTGAAGAGCCCGACGGTGACCAGGGAGGTCGCGAAGACGGGCCGGCCGATCATCGGCCGGATCGCCACCCGCTCCGCGGCGACCGCCACCACGGCCACCAGGAGCATGCCGACGAGCGCCGAGAGCCAGAACGGCCAGGCCAGGTTGGTGGTCAGCACCGCCGTGAAGAAGGTGCCAAGGATGAGCAGCCCGGGCTGGGCGAAGTTCAGCACGCCCGTGGCGCGGAAGATGATGACGAAGCTCACCGCGATCAGCGCGTAGACCGCGCCGTTGCCGAGCCCGGCGAGGGTAGCCGTGGCCAGGGTCATCGTCACGGTCATCGCCTAGCCCTGCCTTCCCAGGTCTCGGCCGGCATACTCGCTGCCGCCCCCGTACATGTCCTCGACCAGCTGCGGGACGGTGTCCGCGAACGCCTGCCGCTTCAGCTTCTGGGTCGCGGTCAGCTCGCCGTCCTCGTGGTCCAGCTCCTTGTGCAGCATGCGGAACTTGCGGACCGACTCCACCCGGGCGAACCTGCGGTTGGTCTGCGTGACCACGTCGGCGATCAGCTCCACGGTCTCCGGCTTGGTCGCCAGGTCGCGGTAGGTGGTGTACTCGATGCGGCGTCGGGAGGCCCAGTCGGCGACGGTGTCGTACTCGATCCCGATGAGCGCGGTCAGGTAGGGGCGGCGGTCACCGATGATGACCGCCTCCTTGACGTAGGGCGAGGCCTTGAGCGAGTTCTCGATCTCGCTGGGTGAGATGTTCTTGCCGCCGGCGGTGATGATGATGTCCTTGAGCCGGTCCACGATCCGCAGGTAGTCACCCTCGACCCACTCCCCCACGTCGCCGGTATGCAGCCACCCGTCGGCGTCGACCGCCTCGGCCGTCGCCTCGGGCCGGTCCCAGTAGCCGGCGAAGGTGCCGGCGTGGCGGGTCAGCACCTCGCCGGTCTGCTCGTCCAGCCGCAGCTCGATGCCCGGCTGCGCCTGGCCGACCGTGCCGATCCGGGCCCGGCCGGGGTAGTTGGTGGTGGCGACCGCGGTGTTCTCGGTCATCCCGTAGGCCTCGTGGATCACCACGCCCAGCCCGAGGAACCAGGTCAGGACCTCCGGGCTGATGGGGGCCGCGCCGGACAGGGCGTGCCGGACCTTGGCGAGCCCCAGGTGGCGGCGCAGCTTGCGGTAGGCCAGCAGCCAGGCGAGCAGGGCGAGCAGGCGGGACAGCGGCGACAGGTGTCCGCCGTCCCGAAGGCGCTGCTGCGCCACGGTGCGCCCGAGACGGTCGGCCACGGCATACGCGGCCCGTTTGACGGGGGTGGCGTTGGCGGTCCTGATCGCCACCCCGGCCTGGATCTTCTCCCAGATGCGGGGCACCGCGAAGAGCACTGTCGGCTGCACCTCGGCCAGGTCGGCGGTGACCGTGTCGATGGACTCGGCGAAGTGCACCACGGTGCGGTTGCGCACCCCCGACCAGGTGCTCACCGCGCGCTCGACCACGTGCGAGAGCGGCAGGTAGGACACCAGCACGTCCTGCCGGGTCAGCCCCTGGTCGCCGAACATGCCCGGCGCGTGGGCGAAGGTGTCGGCCGCGAAAGCGATGTTGCGGGCGGTGAGCATCGCTCCCTTGGGCGGACCGGTGGTGCCGGAGGTGTAGATCAGCGTGACCAGGTCCTCGGGGGTGCGGCCGGCGTCGTGGGTGGCCAGCAGGTCGGGCTGCTCGGCGCGCAGGGCCTCGCCGAGGCGGACCATCTCGTCCACGGAGAGGAGCCGGGCGTCGTCCAGGTCGCCCAGGCCGCGACCGTCCAGGTAGACGACGCGCTCGAGGGTCGGCACCTCGTCGATGACCTCCATCGCCTTGTCGACCTGCTCCTGGTCCTCCGCGATGAGGACCTTGGCCCCGCTGTCGGCGAGCAGATAGCGGACCTCGGCCACCGGGTTGGTCGGGTAGAAGCCGACGATGACCGCCCGCAGGTGGTTGCTGCCCAGGTCGGCGTAGAGCCACTCCGGACGGTTCTCGGACTGGATGGCGACCCGGTCCCCCGGGCCGACGCCGAGCGCGGCCAGCCCGTAGGCCACCTTCTCCACCCGCTCCGCGTAGTCGGCCCAGGTGATGTCCTGCCACAGGCCGTCGCGCTTCTCCCGCAGGGCCACCCGGTCCGGCTGCTCCGCGGCCGCGGCCGCGAGGAGCCGAGGCAGGTAGGTCACCTCGTTCACGACGGCCTCCCCGCGGCCCGGTCCTCGGCCTGACCCTCGGCACATCCGCGAGCCCGGCCCTCGGCTCGGCGCTCGGTGCGGCCTGCGTCGTCGATGACGTCCTGCACCTCGTCCAGCACCTCCTGCGAGGCCCCGCCCAGGTAGGCGCGGATCACCTCGGGGTCCTGCTGGACCTGTTCCGGGGTGCCCTGGGCGATCGCCACCCCGAAGTCGAGCACCAGCACCCGGTCGGCGAGGTCCATGACCAGCCGCATGTCGTGCTCGACCATGATCATCGCCAGCCCGAGCTCACCGCGGATGTCGAGGATGAACCTGGCCATGTCCTCGGTCTCCTCGGCGTTCATCCCGGCCACGGGCTCGTCGAGCAGCAGCAGGTCCGGCTCCATCGCCAGGGCCCGGCCCAGCTCGATCCGCTTGCGGATCCCGTAGGGCAGGATCCCGACCGGCATGTGCCGGACCGCGGCCAGGTCGAGGAAGTCGATGATGTGCTCGACCGCCAGCCGCGCGGCATACTCCTCCGTGCGCACCCCCGGGAGCCACAGCATCGCCTGCCACCACGGCCGGGTGAGCCCCTGGTGGCGGCCCATGAGCAGGTTGTCCAGCACGGTGAGGTTGTCGAAGAGCTCGATGTTCTGGAAGGTCCGCGCGACCCCGAGGCCGGCGATGGCGTCGGGGCGCCGACCCAGCAGCGACTCACCGCGCAGGAGGATGTCGCCACCGTCGGGCCGGTAGACCCCGGAGATGCAGTTGAAGGTGGAGGTCTTGCCGGCGCCGTTGGGCCCGATGACGGCGAACAGCTCGCGCTCGGCGACCTCGAAGGAGACCCCGTCGAGGGCGGTGTGCCCGCCGAAGCGGAGGCTGACGTCGTGCACGGCCAGCAGCGGGGTGCCCTGACCTGAGCTCTGCAGGGCGCTCACGACAGCCACCGCTTGCGGCGCTTGTAGTGCTTGACGTCGCGCAGCGAGGCGGTCTGCCCCAGGCCCAGGTAGAACTCCTGGATGTCCTCGTCGGCGCGCAGCGTGTCGGCGGGCGCGTCCATCACCGTGATGCCGTTCTCCATCACGTAACCGTGATGGGCGATCGACAGCGCCATCGCCGCGTTCTGCTCGATGAGCAGCACCCCGGTGCCGGCGGCGTTGATGTCGACGATGAGGTCGCGGATCTGCTCGACCAGCTTGGGCGCCAGGCCGAGGCTCGGCTCGTCCAGCAGCAGGAAGCGCGGCTGCGCCATCAGCGCCCGGCCGATCGCCAGCATCTGCTGCTCGCCGCCGGAGAGGTAGCCGGCCCTGGCGCCGCGCCGGTCCGCGAGGACGGGGAACATCGCGAAGATGCGCTCCAGGTTCGCCGTCACGTCGGCCGTGGAGCCGGTGTGACCCCCGATCCGGAGGTTCTCCTCCACGGTGAACTCCACGAACACCCGGCGGCCCTCCATCACCTGGGAGACGCCGGCCCTGACCACCGAGGCGGCGCGGCGGGTGTCGAGCGGAGTGCCGTCGAGGGTGACCTGACCGCGGGTGATCTTGCCGCGGTGCACGTCCAGCAGCCCGGTCATCGCGCGCAGCAGCGTGGTCTTGCCCGCACCGTTGGCACCGAGCACCGCGACGATACGGTCCGGAGCCACGGCCAGGCTCGCCCCGCGCAGGGACCGCAGGACACCCTCGTAGACCACCTCGAGGTTGTGCACGGCGAGCATCAGGTCGGACCTCACGTCTTCGTCAAGGTTCGGGGGGAACGGCAGTCGGCGAGGGCGCCGTCGGGATGACCAGTCGGATGAGCAGTCGGATGAGCAGTCGGGTAGGCACTGGGGTGGCAGGGAGAACAGCGATGCCCGAGGACCACCGTTGGTCCTGGGCGAACGAGACGACATCCACGGGAAAGCAGTGACCGAAACGTAGCGGTCACCGCCCCATTGCGGCATAGATCACACCGGATCGTTACCGACCGGTGACCTTGCCCGTGATGGGGTGGAGCCCATGAGCACCGATGTGGACCCGTGGATCTGGCTGGAGGACGTCGAGGGTGACCGGGCGATGGGGTGGGTCCGCGAGCGCAGCGCCGCGGCTGAGGAGGCGCTCACCGGGCACCCTCTCTACCCGGACCTGCACGCCGGGATCCAGGACGCCTTGGAGGCACCGGACCGCATCCCGCTGGTCGGGCAGGCCGGCGAGCACCTCTACGGCTTCTGGACCGACGCAGAGCACCCGCGCGGGGTATGGCGTCGCACCAGCTGGGCGTCCTACCGCACCGAGGAGCCGCAGTGGGAGGTGCTGGTCGACGTGGACGCCCTCGCCCGGGAGGAGGACGTGCCCTGGGTGTGGCAGGGGGCCCAGCTGCTGCGGCCGCAGATGGACCGGGCACTGGTGCACCTGTCCCGGGGCGGGGCCGACGCCGGCACCACCCGGGAGCTGGACCTGACCACCGGGCGGTGG containing:
- a CDS encoding proline--tRNA ligase, whose translation is MSRITRLSNLFLRTLREDPADAELPGHKLLVRAGYIRRAAPGVYTWLPLGLKVLRRVEAIVREEMDAIGGQELSFPALLPREPYEASGRWTEYGENLFRLQDRKGVDMLLGPTHEEMFTLAVKDMYSSYKELPLTLYQIQTKYRDEARPRAGLLRGREFVMKDAYSFDIDDAGLEAAYRRHREAYIRIFDRLGFDYVIVHADSGAMGGSASEEFLAVSPVGEDTFVRCEASGYAANVEAVVMPQAPPVDRAVVDATPGAHVEDTPDSPTIETLVAQANALHPRSDGRAWTAADTLKNVVVMLTSPDGTREPLAIGLPGDREVDAKRLEAQVAPAEWAPFEEKDFAAYPMLTKGYIGPAMLGEASTERGGSGIRYLLDPSIAVGSAWVTGADEHGKHVFDLVHGRDFTADGTIQAAELREGDPSPDGAGTLTLARGIEMGHIFQLGRKYAEALDLKVLDENGKLVTVTMGSYGVGVSRAVAAVAEATHDELGLAWPRALAPADVHVVATGKDQAIFEHAEGLVTQLTEAGLEVIYDDRPKVSPGVKFKDAELLGVPTIVVIGRGLADGLLEIKDRSTGERREVAVDEAVTQVLAEVRGEQAVAEAAAARSRA
- a CDS encoding cysteine desulfurase-like protein; the encoded protein is MTMPSPHPTLDVAAVRAQFPALASGTAHFDGPGGSQTPSVVAEAIATTLTSSIANRGTVTAAEQRAERIVHEARAATGDLLDTDPATVIFGRSMTALTMDLARTLARSRDWGPGDEVVVTSLDHDANIRPWVIAAEAVGAGVRWAEVDPETGELPPSAVEAVLTERTRMVAVTGASNLIGTRPDLPRIISAAHAVGALVHVDAVHLAAHAAVSREQLGADLLSCSPYKFFGPHLGVMSGRPDLLEELRPDKLLPSPETVPERFEMGTLPYELLAGATATVDFVAGLAGTDGTRRARLEASFAAMEAHEDALRVRAEDGLAAIDGVRVHSRALHRTPTLLFTVEGVEPAAVHRHLAARGVNAPASHFYAWDCSHRLGLGPAGGVRVGMAPYTTQEEVDRLLEGVGELR
- a CDS encoding alpha/beta hydrolase, translated to MRLDLADLLPVHCPDGDDHGDLRSWRDVELPGLGRSAEIYAWLPPGYEERPDERYPVLYLHDGHNLFLRSRTFEGASWQVGQAMTRLAADGIPAIVVGIPCHPEQRSEEYTQYPHPERGGGRAADYAAFLVEHLKPAVDSVLRTLSGPEHTIVAGSSLGGVVSAYLWLEHQDVFGAAGLFSPALWWPGERALTDLEEALAAGRLSGRVHLDAGGHEQPDEPDIERAYVEDAERLVRALRGSDVHVRYVYDSTAYHFETAWADRFPAAAAWLLRGYAASAPFFAEAEQAGDG
- a CDS encoding ABC transporter substrate-binding protein; translated protein: MSHPKPHGPTTPPRARRLTALTAAGLLAFAGCTVVEDDEPTAADQAADDTTADTTADTTADTTADSDDTTDDTAGETDGDAAGETDDADDTDDGAVAGEVTFDQGVTEDACPDAVNPDNGCIYLGILSDLTEGPFAALAVPITDAQRNYWQQVNEAGGVGGFDVDIDTYTRDTKYQPAEHAAQYNAIADNVLALAQSLGTVNTEAVLDDMDANDIVAVPASWWSGYNFTENDKGLILETGYSYCVEAVVGLDWFTENHSQPASIAAVGYPGDYGGDSAAGAQLWAEANGAEVTVVPTGPNQVTGGQDAVVSAVLQAGPDVVLLAVGPAENAEIVGKLAASGFTGRFLGSLPTWNPALLESPAAPALQGLFNHLAPTQQWNGDSPGVQAMKDSLDGAEPENGGYVIGWVMSYPMHALLEEAVASGDLTRAGLRSVVDGLEADFQGMAQNITYGGEGKDVAVPGLIVGTPSPDAPLGIDSTTEFYEGSTFGELDYTQACSASS
- a CDS encoding branched-chain amino acid ABC transporter permease, which translates into the protein MKGLSGVSETLAPRGVSGTVDRSTRRGRPRLYTRYAADQALLNTPAKRWWTLAALAVAVLAPFVLSRDLTHLVSTAIAMAIAGIGLNLLTGYAGQISLGHPFFMALGAYTAAVIGGSPGSTVLGYELDLALALLGAALVPALVGLVVAPLATRVRGLYLAVLTLGLLMLGEQLFKQWAALTGGSGVGRAGARPVLFGNDLTQTYAVGPVHLTPHVSLYLVCLVLLVALGVAARNLARTRTGRAFSAVRDRDVAAEVMGVNLLRAKTLAFVLSSAYAGIGGALLSMLIGRVAPEQWNILMAINLLAIVVIGGVATVTGTLLGAAFVVLLPRVLEWAAHWLPFISTGSGGLINVFQLQSILFGTMIVLFMVLEPRGLFGLWHRVRTYFRTWPFSY
- a CDS encoding branched-chain amino acid ABC transporter permease; the encoded protein is MTVTMTLATATLAGLGNGAVYALIAVSFVIIFRATGVLNFAQPGLLILGTFFTAVLTTNLAWPFWLSALVGMLLVAVVAVAAERVAIRPMIGRPVFATSLVTVGLFTILLIVAFRLFAARARTVNDPWQLTRRCLLQDAEGVQCALPVYDFTIGRFVVSMVVLGLLGLWLSRSRVGLAMRATSMDQEAALAQGVEVGRMFSLSWAIGGALAALAGVLLASGGSVVQANDALFALVALPALILGGIDSFKGAVVGGLIIGVVSSITAALQPIHAPWLGPNFENVVPYVVMILVLLVRPYGLFGTQEVIRV
- a CDS encoding AMP-dependent synthetase/ligase, whose product is MNEVTYLPRLLAAAAAEQPDRVALREKRDGLWQDITWADYAERVEKVAYGLAALGVGPGDRVAIQSENRPEWLYADLGSNHLRAVIVGFYPTNPVAEVRYLLADSGAKVLIAEDQEQVDKAMEVIDEVPTLERVVYLDGRGLGDLDDARLLSVDEMVRLGEALRAEQPDLLATHDAGRTPEDLVTLIYTSGTTGPPKGAMLTARNIAFAADTFAHAPGMFGDQGLTRQDVLVSYLPLSHVVERAVSTWSGVRNRTVVHFAESIDTVTADLAEVQPTVLFAVPRIWEKIQAGVAIRTANATPVKRAAYAVADRLGRTVAQQRLRDGGHLSPLSRLLALLAWLLAYRKLRRHLGLAKVRHALSGAAPISPEVLTWFLGLGVVIHEAYGMTENTAVATTNYPGRARIGTVGQAQPGIELRLDEQTGEVLTRHAGTFAGYWDRPEATAEAVDADGWLHTGDVGEWVEGDYLRIVDRLKDIIITAGGKNISPSEIENSLKASPYVKEAVIIGDRRPYLTALIGIEYDTVADWASRRRIEYTTYRDLATKPETVELIADVVTQTNRRFARVESVRKFRMLHKELDHEDGELTATQKLKRQAFADTVPQLVEDMYGGGSEYAGRDLGRQG
- a CDS encoding ABC transporter ATP-binding protein, with the protein product MSALQSSGQGTPLLAVHDVSLRFGGHTALDGVSFEVAERELFAVIGPNGAGKTSTFNCISGVYRPDGGDILLRGESLLGRRPDAIAGLGVARTFQNIELFDNLTVLDNLLMGRHQGLTRPWWQAMLWLPGVRTEEYAARLAVEHIIDFLDLAAVRHMPVGILPYGIRKRIELGRALAMEPDLLLLDEPVAGMNAEETEDMARFILDIRGELGLAMIMVEHDMRLVMDLADRVLVLDFGVAIAQGTPEQVQQDPEVIRAYLGGASQEVLDEVQDVIDDAGRTERRAEGRARGCAEGQAEDRAAGRPS